The proteins below come from a single Nocardiopsis gilva YIM 90087 genomic window:
- a CDS encoding helix-turn-helix domain-containing protein yields MAEKVDAVWAQWGAELRRIRSLAGKTQAQLARDAPLSRQQVSALEKGTRTPKREYAEELDRALATGGALTALWDEISDTKDVPDHLKSILKVERQAAEIREYQSVVVPGLLQTEDYARAILGPRYMRRTPEQLQQLVKARTSRLPAIVSSGPLLWFVVRSPVMRCPVGGDEILKRQLERIIDLSEKGEIEFQILPDSRTGAGFHPPFRVSTMPDGKTVGYAEHAMGGLTFDKMKRVAVLQAAFGALQADALSPDDSIAMIYKIKGGL; encoded by the coding sequence ATGGCAGAAAAAGTTGATGCGGTCTGGGCTCAGTGGGGCGCAGAGCTGCGCCGTATTCGTTCTCTAGCTGGGAAAACGCAAGCGCAGCTCGCTCGGGACGCACCCCTCAGTAGGCAGCAAGTGAGTGCTCTCGAGAAGGGGACGAGAACCCCAAAGCGGGAGTATGCCGAAGAGTTGGACAGGGCGCTTGCCACAGGGGGTGCTCTCACTGCACTCTGGGATGAGATCAGTGACACGAAGGATGTCCCTGATCATCTGAAAAGTATTCTGAAAGTCGAGCGCCAGGCCGCTGAGATCCGGGAGTATCAGTCCGTAGTTGTCCCTGGGCTGCTTCAGACAGAGGACTATGCTCGTGCCATCCTGGGGCCGCGATACATGAGGCGAACCCCAGAGCAGCTCCAGCAGCTGGTCAAGGCTCGCACGAGTCGGTTGCCCGCGATTGTGTCGTCTGGGCCCCTCCTGTGGTTCGTTGTGCGCTCTCCCGTCATGCGGTGTCCTGTGGGAGGGGATGAGATCCTGAAGAGGCAGCTTGAGCGCATCATCGATCTTTCGGAAAAGGGTGAGATCGAGTTCCAGATACTTCCGGACTCCCGCACTGGTGCAGGTTTCCATCCTCCGTTTCGTGTCAGCACGATGCCCGATGGAAAGACTGTCGGGTACGCGGAACATGCCATGGGTGGCTTGACGTTCGACAAAATGAAGCGTGTTGCCGTACTGCAAGCAGCGTTCGGTGCCTTGCAGGCGGACGCGCTTTCCCCTGACGATTCGATAGCAATGATCTACAAGATCAAAGGAGGCCTCTAA
- a CDS encoding FAD-dependent monooxygenase: protein MRIVVVGAGIAGVTLASALRDSGVETVLLEQTQEVTPVGGGLQLAPNAARPLLRLGLGAELAEVGVPLESRDMLHWADGTLLHSIPMGAEFEKRFGAPFYTMLRSDLHGILLDAAPPDCVRRGRYVTDVLENSDVVTLRCADGQEVNGDVAIGADGVHSIIRSLLNEERQHPGMRVIYRGLIRSDRVPGHLAEPRMRVWMGSDRYFSCYPVSGGKTVSFNALIPTAEPHPESWTAAGRIDDLGRALHGWDSDVHALLSAAEWIGAWGLQERAAVPVWHSDRIALMGDAAHPTLPFFAQGTNLAVEDAIVLADRLRGATALTVGGSLAEYATVRSQRVKEVHTSICTSLLALAQAAPEERRGILADSEMANAGWIYGYDPDHDGGTTATSSSNGNQPTHPRM from the coding sequence GTGCGGATCGTCGTCGTGGGCGCCGGCATCGCGGGGGTGACGCTGGCGTCCGCTCTGCGCGACAGCGGAGTGGAGACCGTCCTACTGGAGCAGACACAGGAGGTCACGCCGGTAGGCGGGGGCCTGCAGCTGGCACCGAACGCCGCCCGCCCGCTGCTGCGGCTGGGCTTGGGCGCGGAGCTCGCCGAGGTGGGCGTGCCCCTGGAGAGTCGGGACATGCTCCACTGGGCCGACGGCACGCTGCTGCACTCCATCCCCATGGGCGCGGAGTTCGAGAAGCGCTTCGGCGCCCCCTTCTACACCATGCTCCGTTCCGACCTGCACGGCATCCTGCTGGATGCCGCTCCGCCCGATTGTGTCCGGCGCGGGCGCTACGTCACCGACGTGCTGGAGAACAGCGACGTGGTGACCCTGCGGTGTGCCGACGGGCAGGAGGTCAACGGCGACGTCGCCATCGGCGCCGACGGCGTGCACTCCATCATCCGCTCACTGCTCAACGAAGAGCGGCAACATCCGGGAATGCGGGTGATCTACCGCGGCCTGATCCGGTCGGACCGCGTCCCCGGGCACCTGGCGGAGCCTCGGATGCGGGTGTGGATGGGATCGGACCGGTACTTCTCCTGCTACCCGGTCTCGGGCGGGAAGACGGTCAGCTTCAACGCGCTGATCCCGACCGCGGAACCCCATCCGGAGTCGTGGACGGCCGCCGGGCGGATCGATGACCTCGGGCGCGCGCTGCACGGCTGGGACTCCGACGTGCACGCGCTGCTGTCCGCGGCCGAGTGGATCGGCGCCTGGGGGCTGCAGGAGCGCGCCGCGGTGCCGGTGTGGCACTCCGACCGGATCGCGTTGATGGGCGACGCCGCGCATCCGACCCTCCCGTTCTTCGCCCAGGGCACCAACCTGGCGGTGGAGGACGCCATCGTGCTGGCCGACCGGCTGCGCGGGGCGACGGCGCTGACCGTGGGCGGGTCGCTGGCCGAGTACGCGACGGTGCGCAGTCAGCGCGTCAAGGAGGTGCACACCAGCATCTGCACGTCGCTGCTGGCCCTCGCGCAGGCCGCCCCCGAGGAGCGGCGCGGCATCCTCGCCGACTCCGAGATGGCCAACGCCGGCTGGATCTACGGCTACGACCCCGATCACGACGGCGGAACGACCGCAACCTCCTCCTCCAACGGGAATCAGCCCACTCACCCCAGGATGTAA
- a CDS encoding PGPGW domain-containing protein, translating to MRMHSHPALHWTWQILVGVVGTVVLIAGIIMCVTPGPGIGGIIMGLAILATEFPWARRPLRLARRWAVKATDRALRAKRRHMGPHGLLSRFRK from the coding sequence ATGCGCATGCACTCTCACCCTGCCCTGCACTGGACCTGGCAGATCCTCGTCGGTGTCGTCGGCACCGTCGTCCTGATCGCGGGCATCATCATGTGCGTCACTCCCGGCCCGGGAATCGGCGGGATCATCATGGGGCTGGCGATCCTCGCCACCGAGTTCCCGTGGGCGCGGCGCCCCCTTCGCCTCGCCCGACGCTGGGCCGTCAAGGCAACGGACCGCGCTCTGCGGGCGAAGCGGCGGCACATGGGACCCCACGGACTGCTGTCGCGCTTCCGCAAGTAG
- the thrS gene encoding threonine--tRNA ligase has protein sequence MSAVPELRVTLDGTERVVAARTTAGQALDADGRTVIAARVNGELRDLYRELADGDVVEPVAIDSEDGRAILRHSTAHVLAQAVQELFPEAKLGIGPPVDNGFYYDFDVDEPFTPADLKNIEKKMQQIIKQGQRFDRRAVSDEEARAELSTEPYKLELIGLKGGAGDAAEGAGVEVGGDGLTIYDNVHPRTGELCWKDLCRGPHLPTTKVIPAFKLMRSAAAYWRGSELNPQLQRIYGTAWETKDKLKEYITFLEEAEKRDHRKLGAELDLFSFPDELGSGLAVFHPKGGVIRKEMEQYSRRRHEEAGYEFVNTPHITKAKLFETSGHLPNYADAMFPPMQFDGQDYYLKAMNCPIHNLIFRARGRSYRELPLRLFEFGTVYRYEKSGVVHGLTRARGFTQDDSHIYCTKEQMPGELDTLLTFVLDLLRDYGLSDFYLELSTRGESDKFIGEPEEWEEATEILRQAAEKQNLELIMDPGGAAYYGPKISVQAKDAIGRTWQMSTLQVDFQQPKRFELEYTAADGSRQRPVMIHRALFGSIERFFGVLLEHYAGAFPAWLAPVQAVGIPIADEHVPYLEKVAEKLRAEGIRVEVDSSDDRMQKKIRNAQKQKVPFMLLAGDEDVSKGAVSFRYRDGSQNNGVAVDDAVAEILAAVRERK, from the coding sequence GTGTCTGCCGTGCCTGAGCTGCGTGTCACCCTCGACGGAACCGAGCGTGTGGTGGCGGCCCGGACGACGGCCGGGCAGGCGCTGGACGCCGATGGGCGCACCGTGATCGCCGCCCGCGTCAACGGCGAGCTGCGCGACCTCTACCGCGAGCTGGCCGACGGCGACGTCGTCGAGCCGGTCGCCATCGACTCCGAGGACGGCCGCGCCATCCTGCGGCACTCCACCGCGCACGTGCTGGCGCAGGCGGTGCAGGAGCTGTTTCCCGAGGCCAAGCTGGGCATCGGCCCGCCCGTGGACAACGGCTTCTACTACGACTTCGACGTCGACGAGCCGTTCACCCCTGCTGATCTGAAGAACATCGAGAAGAAGATGCAGCAGATCATCAAGCAGGGCCAGCGCTTCGACCGCCGCGCCGTGAGTGATGAGGAGGCGCGCGCCGAGCTGTCCACGGAGCCGTACAAGCTGGAGCTCATCGGCCTCAAGGGCGGCGCGGGCGACGCCGCCGAGGGCGCGGGCGTCGAGGTCGGCGGAGACGGGCTGACCATCTACGACAACGTGCACCCGCGCACCGGGGAGCTGTGCTGGAAGGACCTCTGCCGCGGCCCGCACCTGCCGACCACCAAGGTCATCCCGGCGTTCAAGCTCATGCGTTCGGCGGCGGCCTACTGGCGCGGCAGCGAGCTCAACCCGCAGCTGCAGCGCATCTACGGCACCGCCTGGGAGACGAAGGACAAGCTCAAGGAGTACATCACCTTCCTGGAGGAAGCCGAGAAGCGCGACCACCGCAAGCTCGGTGCGGAGCTCGACCTGTTCTCCTTCCCCGACGAGCTGGGCTCGGGCCTGGCCGTGTTCCACCCCAAGGGCGGTGTGATCCGCAAGGAGATGGAGCAGTACTCGCGGCGCCGCCACGAGGAGGCGGGCTACGAGTTCGTCAACACCCCGCACATCACCAAGGCGAAGCTGTTCGAGACGTCGGGGCACCTGCCGAACTACGCCGACGCGATGTTCCCGCCCATGCAGTTCGACGGCCAGGACTACTACCTGAAGGCCATGAACTGCCCGATCCACAACCTGATCTTCCGGGCGCGCGGAAGGTCCTACCGCGAGCTGCCGCTGCGGCTGTTCGAGTTCGGCACGGTGTACCGGTACGAGAAGTCGGGTGTCGTGCACGGCCTGACCCGGGCGCGCGGCTTCACCCAGGACGACTCGCACATCTACTGCACCAAGGAGCAGATGCCGGGTGAACTCGACACCCTGCTCACCTTCGTGCTCGACCTACTCCGCGACTACGGGCTGAGCGACTTCTACCTGGAGCTGTCCACCCGCGGCGAGTCCGACAAGTTCATCGGTGAGCCGGAGGAGTGGGAAGAGGCCACCGAGATCCTGCGGCAGGCCGCCGAGAAGCAGAACCTGGAACTGATCATGGACCCGGGCGGCGCGGCCTACTACGGACCGAAGATCTCGGTCCAGGCCAAGGACGCCATCGGCCGTACGTGGCAGATGTCCACGCTCCAGGTCGACTTCCAGCAGCCCAAGCGGTTCGAGCTGGAGTACACCGCGGCCGACGGCTCGCGCCAGCGGCCGGTCATGATCCACCGCGCTCTCTTCGGCTCGATCGAGCGGTTCTTCGGAGTCCTGCTGGAGCACTACGCGGGCGCCTTCCCGGCCTGGCTCGCCCCGGTCCAGGCTGTCGGTATCCCGATCGCCGACGAGCACGTGCCTTACCTGGAGAAGGTCGCCGAGAAGCTGCGCGCCGAGGGCATCCGCGTGGAGGTCGACTCCAGCGACGACCGGATGCAGAAGAAGATCCGCAACGCCCAGAAGCAGAAGGTCCCCTTCATGCTCCTGGCAGGCGACGAGGACGTCAGCAAGGGCGCGGTGTCCTTCCGCTACCGCGACGGGTCGCAGAACAACGGCGTTGCCGTCGACGATGCGGTCGCTGAGATCCTGGCCGCTGTCCGCGAGCGCAAGTAG
- a CDS encoding SsgA family sporulation/cell division regulator, producing the protein MNSSGTTASAELGLRLVVPDRTAVPLVARLDYTADDPYAIKVAFHTGEDEPVEWIFARELLTVGIVRPVGEGDVKVWPARGEGERTINIALSSPFGQAEFDAPVAPLAEFLHRTYEIVPAGQEGDYIDLDSEIERHLYS; encoded by the coding sequence ATGAACAGTAGCGGCACCACTGCCAGCGCCGAGCTGGGCCTTCGGCTCGTGGTCCCCGACCGCACGGCGGTCCCTCTGGTCGCGCGGCTCGACTACACCGCCGATGACCCCTACGCCATCAAGGTGGCCTTCCACACGGGCGAGGACGAGCCCGTCGAGTGGATCTTCGCCCGCGAACTCCTGACGGTGGGCATCGTGCGCCCCGTCGGCGAGGGCGACGTGAAGGTCTGGCCCGCCCGCGGCGAGGGCGAGCGCACCATCAACATCGCGCTCTCCTCCCCCTTCGGGCAGGCCGAGTTCGACGCTCCGGTCGCGCCGCTGGCGGAATTCCTGCACCGCACGTACGAGATCGTGCCTGCGGGCCAGGAGGGCGACTACATCGACCTGGACTCCGAGATCGAGCGGCACCTCTACTCCTGA
- a CDS encoding DUF397 domain-containing protein, with translation MGCWRKSSYSDTSGGNCLEVASWHTSRYTDGGLGQNCVEVAEGRVTAIRDTWYREHGFLEFPAREFISLVKAVRQESL, from the coding sequence ATGGGGTGCTGGCGTAAGTCCAGCTACAGCGACACTTCGGGTGGCAACTGCCTTGAGGTCGCCTCTTGGCATACCTCCAGATACACGGATGGCGGCCTGGGGCAGAACTGCGTTGAGGTTGCAGAGGGGAGAGTTACTGCGATTCGGGATACCTGGTATCGCGAGCATGGATTCCTTGAGTTCCCAGCGCGCGAGTTCATCTCCCTTGTGAAGGCCGTGCGTCAGGAATCGCTTTAG
- a CDS encoding SDR family oxidoreductase: MEHRTSAPVSVSTHGLLRGRTAVVTAAAGAGIGGATARRMLDEGARVLISDAHERRLKDAEAALAADFGPGAVASVPCDVTVEDQVAAMFDAACGRFGRVDIVVNNAGLGGTAKLVDMTDHQWDRVLDVTLNGTMRCTRAALRLMTANGGGTIINNASVAGWRAQEGQAHYAAAKAGVMALTRCAAIEAAPHGVRINAVAPSLAMHPHLAKVTSEELLAELTTREVFGRYAEPWEIANVIVFLASDYSSYMTGEVVSVSSQRA, translated from the coding sequence ATGGAGCACAGGACATCGGCACCCGTATCTGTCTCCACTCACGGGCTACTGCGTGGCCGGACTGCCGTAGTCACCGCAGCGGCCGGGGCCGGCATAGGCGGCGCCACAGCACGTCGGATGCTCGATGAAGGGGCCCGCGTCCTCATCAGTGACGCCCACGAACGTCGGCTGAAGGATGCTGAGGCAGCGCTCGCCGCAGACTTCGGGCCGGGTGCCGTCGCCTCCGTCCCCTGCGATGTCACCGTCGAAGACCAGGTGGCGGCCATGTTCGACGCCGCCTGCGGTCGGTTCGGCCGCGTCGACATCGTGGTCAACAACGCCGGGCTCGGCGGCACCGCCAAGCTCGTCGACATGACCGACCACCAGTGGGACCGCGTGCTCGATGTCACCCTGAACGGCACGATGCGCTGCACCCGTGCCGCCCTCCGCCTCATGACCGCCAACGGCGGCGGAACCATCATCAACAACGCCTCCGTGGCCGGTTGGCGCGCGCAGGAAGGGCAAGCGCACTACGCCGCCGCCAAAGCCGGGGTCATGGCTCTGACCAGGTGCGCCGCGATCGAGGCGGCGCCGCACGGGGTGCGGATCAACGCCGTCGCCCCCAGCCTGGCCATGCATCCGCATCTGGCGAAGGTGACATCCGAAGAGCTGCTCGCCGAGCTGACCACCCGGGAGGTGTTCGGCCGATACGCCGAACCGTGGGAGATCGCAAACGTTATCGTCTTCCTGGCCAGCGATTACTCCTCCTACATGACGGGAGAAGTGGTCTCGGTATCGAGTCAGAGAGCATGA
- a CDS encoding TetR/AcrR family transcriptional regulator: protein MSPRRRDADSTATARTQRRAELLGIAADIFAEQGYAATTIREVADAAGMLAGSLYYHFDSKESMADEILSTFLTELWESYDRILAEDKGARETLEALVAASFTAIDAHRPAVVLYQNESKHLAQSPRFAYLNESRTRFRDMWVELLERGVREGAFRADMDVPLAYRFIRDTVWVAANWYAPGGRLSADMVAKQYLTMILEGIQPHPS, encoded by the coding sequence ATGAGCCCACGGCGACGCGACGCCGACAGCACGGCCACGGCACGCACCCAGCGACGGGCGGAACTGCTCGGCATAGCCGCCGACATCTTCGCCGAGCAGGGGTACGCCGCCACGACGATCCGGGAGGTGGCCGACGCGGCGGGCATGCTCGCCGGAAGCCTCTACTACCACTTCGACTCCAAGGAGTCGATGGCCGACGAAATCCTCTCCACCTTCCTCACCGAGCTGTGGGAGTCCTACGACCGGATCCTCGCCGAGGACAAAGGCGCCCGGGAGACCCTGGAAGCGCTCGTCGCAGCGTCGTTCACCGCCATCGACGCGCACCGGCCGGCCGTGGTCCTCTACCAGAACGAATCCAAGCACCTGGCGCAGAGCCCTCGGTTCGCCTACCTGAACGAATCCCGGACCCGCTTCCGCGACATGTGGGTCGAACTACTGGAGCGGGGCGTCCGCGAGGGCGCGTTCCGCGCCGACATGGACGTGCCCCTGGCCTACCGGTTCATCCGCGACACCGTGTGGGTCGCGGCGAACTGGTACGCGCCGGGCGGGCGCCTGTCCGCCGACATGGTCGCCAAGCAGTACCTGACGATGATCCTGGAGGGTATCCAACCCCACCCCTCCTGA